A region from the Clavibacter sp. A6099 genome encodes:
- a CDS encoding uracil-DNA glycosylase — protein MALTLPELVERGLMDAGWAEVLAPVADDIARMGEWLRAEVAAGRPYLPAGDRVLRAFQQPLSDVRVLIVGQDPYPTPGHPVGLSFSVEPDVRPVPRSLVNIHRELRDDLGIPTPEHGDLTAWTRSGVLLLNRVLTVRPGAPASHRGKGWEAVTECAIRGLAARGGPLVAILWGKDAGSLAPLLAPVPSITSVHPSPLSASRGFFGSKPFSRADALLAEQGADPVDWRL, from the coding sequence GTGGCGCTGACCCTGCCCGAGCTCGTCGAGCGCGGCCTCATGGACGCCGGCTGGGCCGAGGTGCTCGCGCCCGTCGCCGACGACATCGCGCGCATGGGCGAGTGGCTGCGCGCCGAGGTCGCCGCCGGCCGCCCCTACCTCCCCGCGGGCGACCGCGTGCTGCGCGCGTTCCAGCAGCCGCTCTCCGACGTGCGCGTGCTCATCGTCGGGCAGGATCCGTACCCCACGCCCGGCCACCCCGTCGGCCTCTCCTTCTCGGTCGAGCCCGACGTGCGGCCCGTGCCGCGGAGCCTCGTCAACATCCACCGCGAGCTGCGCGACGACCTGGGGATCCCGACGCCCGAGCACGGCGACCTCACCGCGTGGACCCGCAGCGGCGTGCTCCTGCTCAACCGCGTGCTCACGGTGCGGCCGGGCGCGCCCGCGTCGCACCGTGGCAAGGGCTGGGAGGCCGTGACGGAGTGCGCGATCCGCGGCCTGGCGGCGCGCGGCGGCCCGCTCGTCGCGATCCTCTGGGGCAAGGACGCGGGATCCCTCGCGCCCCTGCTCGCGCCCGTGCCGTCGATCACCTCGGTGCACCCGAGCCCGCTGTCGGCGTCGCGCGGGTTCTTCGGCTCGAAGCCGTTCAGCCGGGCGGACGCGCTGCTCGCCGAGCAGGGCGCCGATCCCGTCGACTGGCGGCTCTGA
- a CDS encoding GNAT family N-acetyltransferase produces MLEEEYQRRRRLPAHLRKPAPPLPVFSYEIRRATTDDLPDIREVYNHYVMNSTVTFDETRMTLARWRGRFGQLERMGMPFLVAVSPSGQVLGYALVEPVGNRRSSRTTVEDSIYLGAASTGKGLGRALLEALVDACREAGIREVIAVIADQGADASIRLHASLGFTESGRMGRVGWKFGRWLGTVTMQLTLKPTAQPGLWARTMRRATSGAAAPAPTTHAPARAAPPSR; encoded by the coding sequence ATGCTCGAGGAGGAATACCAGCGGCGACGCCGCCTGCCCGCCCACCTCCGGAAGCCCGCGCCGCCGCTGCCCGTCTTCTCCTACGAGATCCGGCGGGCGACGACCGACGACCTCCCGGACATCCGCGAGGTCTACAACCACTACGTGATGAACAGCACCGTCACCTTCGACGAGACGCGCATGACGCTCGCCAGGTGGCGCGGCCGGTTCGGCCAGCTCGAGCGGATGGGGATGCCGTTCCTCGTCGCCGTCTCGCCGTCGGGGCAGGTGCTCGGCTACGCGCTCGTCGAGCCCGTCGGCAACCGGCGGTCGTCGCGGACGACGGTCGAGGACTCGATCTACCTGGGCGCGGCGTCCACGGGCAAGGGCCTCGGCCGCGCGCTGCTGGAGGCGCTCGTCGACGCGTGCCGCGAGGCGGGGATCCGCGAGGTCATCGCGGTCATCGCCGACCAGGGCGCGGACGCGTCGATCCGGCTGCACGCCTCGCTGGGCTTCACGGAGAGCGGGCGGATGGGCCGCGTCGGCTGGAAGTTCGGGCGCTGGCTCGGCACCGTCACGATGCAGCTGACGCTCAAGCCGACGGCGCAGCCGGGCCTGTGGGCGCGGACCATGCGGCGAGCGACATCTGGCGCTGCCGCTCCTGCTCCCACCACGCACGCTCCCGCTCGCGCCGCTCCTCCTTCGCGGTGA